In Salmo salar chromosome ssa14, Ssal_v3.1, whole genome shotgun sequence, the sequence tgactgcggAAAAAGCTTCTATAGCAAGGGGCTGCTGAACGTGCATTTACAGACTCATAAAGGAGAGAAACCATTCATCTGTGGATACTGCGGGAAAAGCTTCTATCAGAAGGGGAATCTAAACCAACATTTacggactcacacaggagagaaaccatttagctgtggtaACTGTGGAAAAAACTTCAGTCGAAAAACACACCTGAACCGGCATATCCTGACTCACACAGGTGAGAAACAGCACAGCTGTTCTGTGTGTGGTAGAAGATTCGCTGAGAATGCTGACCTGCTGAAGCATGTGGATAAAGTCCACAAATAACAAAACCAGGATCAAAACCGAATGGAGAAGACAATCAGGACACAGACATCTATCAGAAGATGGGAATAAAAAGGCAGGATGTGGACAACACCACACTGGATCATTCATGCTGTAGGTTTCAAATGAATAGACCTACCTCGTTGAAACATTAGCCAATTAACAATTAGGTTGTTTGTTTTGGAATGTCTCAGTCAGGGTGAAGAGAGAATTTTCAGACTGTTTATACATTAAAACATTGAACTTTCCAGAAAATGGTATCCTTGAATTTGAGTATTTATCTTGACCCAATGGTCCATTCTGTCCTAATGCTGCTCATCCATGATATTGTAGCGATATATTGTAGTTGGAATACTTTTgcggtgaaactgccacgtccgtGGGTGGTATTACAGATGTTACTTCAATGAATAACACTGCTTATTTTTTTCTCGGACATCGTTGCACACttgatagaacagcagagtatgTACCACgattttaaataaataaacaaaacaaaacaataacaaatgcgCATGGAGCAACCAGTGGCACTGTTTCACCTTTCGCGGATCTCAgctttaacccaacacctagcaacctcgtCACGAGATTGGGACCTCTTGGCGTAACagttaaggtgttggcttgacagtcgctAGACCCCAGTTTGAGTATCATTGTGTAGCAAAGGCTCTGTCCCTTTAACTGTACACTCCTGGGGCATGCACCTCCTGAGCCACCTAAAACCGGTTCCCTTGTTAAATACCTGGTTCTATTTATTATGTCTTGTAATGGAAACCGTTTACCATTTTAAGAACCAAACAGAGCAAAGGCAACAAAACGGGGAGGGACCCATCTAAATGTGTCCAATAAACTCTTGtttttgttgcaaaatgttttcagTTTGTAGTAAATGGtcggttgcaaaacgttttgcaacaaaatcggcttaatgaatacacccctgggttTCTTTGTCTTTTGGTTCAGTGGCAAAGGAATGTTGCCACTGAGGATATTGTTTGGATATGCATTGAAATGATCTAATCATAAAATTATGGTGGATAtattttgtaaatgttttggAGTTAATTATGGTTTAAGAAGTATGAGAATTATGACTAATAGGTTTTATATAATGATGAATCTCACAACAATTATGTAATGTTGAAGTCATTATCATGATTATTCTGTTTTGGATACTGGTTCTGAAATGTGTGGGAAATAATGGTGTTTATGACTAATTGTTTTCTTATGATATTAATATATGATAATGTCAATTCTTTAtgaaattattttaaatatgCTAATACACATTTTTGGGGTTTATATTAAGCAGATAAATCAATAAGGAAACAAGGCAAAAGTAAACATGTCATCCCCCACAAATGATGCAGTGTGCACCTCATCTCTCCcgtcacatccaacctggatcgaTATTTGTTTTTAATGCAGATGAGAGCACTGAATCAGCGTACCATGAGTTTTAATACTCAGAGGGAGACAGCACAGTATTCCCTTTGAGTCAGGAACCAAAACTCCCCCACAGTGACCCGTGAATGCATTGTCTGCAGCATTCGGTCACATGACAGCTCAGCTGTTCGATTTCAATTACCGGCATGTCAACTAagccaggatcacagtcaaacATTTTGCTGATCAGATTTTGCTGATTCGGCCACTCATCTGTATAATTGTTTGGTATTTACCCTGCATGCTTGTGTTCAGTTTTTTCAGTTTCCCAAATATGTCTGTTACATAGGCAAGgagacacatttttattttcattacacagaaagtcaattcttcttttttttttacatctattGCGAATAACAAAAGCTCCTCTCTcaattaaaaacatattttcaacaCTCCCCCTCGATAATCACCAACCCTCGGTGTGAAATAGAACATTGACATGTTATGATTAAATATCTCCACATCAGTGGTGgtcagtgccatttaagatgagggaggacaatttatttttcttcatgagcatggccttatttatattacagcatattgtattatttatttaaccaggaaaataggtcattcatattccattcacctagttcaatgtaacagcgacgGGTTTAGGCTACTATATAATTCTTCTAATTttacctatacccatcatgaggtttctacaacctagcctatgaatgaacgtttataatgtacagtaccagtcaaaagtttggacacctcctcattcaagggtttttctttatttttactattttctacattgtagaataatagtgaagacatcaaactggtactgtaggtgcacacaggtcaatacacattcaataccgccttgcacacttttgcctgcatctagctgatatagggtgtaatcattagtccaacagttgaaaattagagtttctattggacataaTCATGTATGTTTATCTGTGTTATGTTCTGTTTTAAGATTTATTTTCAACAGAAtaggcagaatgaatacacccctaatcacacgtaaacacagttcaTTTTCAtaacagccacgttgtattccttctcgcatctatgtgctctactcctctcaccttttcccttcgttgCTTGTGGAcgtcaatgcacaacacatcagctgtatgtgaccaggcgagacaacctttccaagccaaaccatatcataaagTAACgacatagtcaacatagctaatagaactaatgcattagtaaacctgctacaatcatgcagtaacgtggAGAGCATAAGGTGGGGAGTTTGAGTCGTTCAGCCAGTTTCCTCTTGATTGCTGGCTATAGCCTCAATTCTTAGTTTCACAGAgttatctgacaaaggtattgatgtgagtGTCTGTACCTCTGCCTccccacacattgttttcaccatatgAATTGCGGCCGGTAATATCAAagtctctgcaatagtgtgtAGTTTCATAGTATAGCGTGCTTAgccattcaccgtgggaatgattcaagttCGGCCTTTTCCCATGATCTAAGGGCGCTCTGGTTGAATTTGAACTTAGGTTTGAAAAATTTTGATTTTTAAGGTTAAGCACGTTACAGTGATTGAGAGACAAAGATGAtattataatacactgctcaaaaaaataaaggtaacacttaaacaacacaatgtaactccaagtcaatcacacttctgtgaaatcaaactgtccacttaggaagcaacactgattgacaataaatttcacatgctgttgtgcaaatggaatagacaacaggtggaaattataggcaattagcaagacacccccaataaaggagtggttctgcaggtggggaccacagactacttctcagttcctatgcttcctggctgatgttttggtcacttttgaatgctggcggtgctttcactctagtggtagcatgagacggagtctacgacccacacaagtggctcaggtagtgcagctcatccaggatggcacatcaacgcgagctgtggcaagaaggtttgctgtgtctgtcagtgtagtgtccagagcatggaggcgctaccaggagacaggccagtacatcaggagacgtggaggaggccgtaggagggcaaccaCCCAGCAGCacgaccgctacctccgcctttgtgcaaggaggagcaggagaagcacgtccagagccctgcaaaatgacctccaacaggccacaaatgtgcatgtgtctgctcaaacggtcgcacagccctccatgtgcttgccagaggtagcctgactgccattaggtaccgagatgagatcctcagaccccttgtgagaccatatgctggtgcggttggccctgggttcctcctaatgcaagacaatgctagacctcatgtggctggagtgtgtcagcagttcctgcaagaggaaggcattgatgctatggactggcccgcccgttccccagacctgaatccaattgagcacatctgggacatcatgtctcgctccatccaccaacgccacgttgcaccacagactgtccaggagttggcggatgctttagtccaggtctgggaggagatccctcaggtgaccatccgccacctcatcaggagcatgcccaggcgttgtagggaggtcatacaggcacgtggaggccacacacactactgagcctcattttgacttgttttaaggacattacatcaaagttggatcagcctgtagtgtggttttccactttaattttgagtgtgactccaaatccagacctccatgggttgataaattggatttccattgattatttttgtgtgattttgttgtcagcacattcaactatgtaaagaaaaaagtatttaataagattatttatttcattcagatctaggacgtgatgtttaagtgttccctttatttttttgagcagtatataacttcttcttttttttttaccaggattGTGGAAATTCTCCGACCCCATTTTCATATCCGgcgaccccccccccattcaactatgtaaagaaaaaagtatttaataagattatttatttcattcagatctaggatgtgttgtttaagtgttccctttatttttttgagcagtatataacttttttttttttaccaggattGTGGAAATTCTCCGACCCCATTTTCATATCCggcgaccccccccccccggcaacctttaactaggcaagtcagttaagaacaaatttgtgAGGGTTATTACAGATGTCAGACATGTTGGTTATTATAGGCATATTACTAATTCCTCTACTTCTCCCCCAAAATGATAAGTACACCATTTTAATTCTTATTGCATTGGGACCCAAAACCTCCATGAAATCATGCTAAAGAAAGATACTATCAGAAGTTATATTGTTACTTGTTTTTCTCCATAGCACTGCTGAGGCATTCCTCCACAAGATTGATGACATGAATAAGATGCGCCGCCACTTAAACTCAGAACAAACAGTGAGGCTTTTTCCATTCCGTAAAATAGAATTCTGTCATTCAGCCATCCACAAAGACTGGGATGAAATACAATACAGGGCTATATTTATGCCGTATAATTTGCAAATAATAAGAAACCATTAATTGACATGTTCCCACTTTGAGATTGGCATTGAAGACTCACACTAACTCTACCCAAACACAAGGGCTTGTTGCTCTGTAGAAATGTGTTTACATAATAACCGGACACTTTTTCTAGGCTCTATATCTTCTGCTGCCACACACAATCTCTTATCAGGCCATTGTAAGGGTGTTGCACCCATCTGTTGTCCAccaccccctatctctctcttgctctctctctgccctcagcAGCCCTCTGTGCTGTGTATTTAGGAACATAATTCACACTGTTGTCATATTGTTGCCTCATTCACCAGCAGCTGACTGAAAAAACTCTACATGGTGTCGgtagcgttccacagggatgctggcccatgttgactccaatgtttcccacagttgtgtcaagttgtctggatgtcctttgggtggtgggccattcttgataaacgcaggaaactgttgagtgtgaaaaccccagcaacgttgcagttcttgacaaaccggtgtgcctaataccaactaccataccccgttcaaaggcacttacattttttatcttttccattcaccctctgaatggcacacatacacaatccgtgtctcatttgtctcaagggcttaaaaacccttctttaacctgtctccccttcatctacactgatttctgaagtggatttaacaagtgacattagtaagggatcatagcttccagctggattcacctggtcagtctatatcatggaaagagcagttgttcTTAATGTTTAGTATATTCAGTGAACGTTCATTTGAATTTCACCAAATTAACCTTGAGATATGGGAAATAAGACTAGTGGAAGGAAATGACCAATAATACCTTTTGAGATTGAAGTCTCACTGAAATATGTACCATTGTGTCATGCAGGCCACTGATGAAAGGAAATGGCAATACCATACCAGTTGTATCTATGAAGTTGTTTGAATTTCAGAGGATCTCTTCTAAAGCCCAGCGAAAGACGACTACTGATTGTCCAACTGTAAAAGCAGTTTCCAAACAAACGGAAGGTCTGTTTCTATTGTAGTTTAGGTCAAAGTCATGTTTGACCATAACTCTCTAAACATGAATTCATTAACTTTTGGTCCAATACCTATTTCCAGAGTACTCTGGTGACGATAGTGAGGAGGATGACGATGATGAGGACAAAGGAGATGAGGAGAACGATGAAGACGACAATAACAGCAAGCGCTATGAACCTCGACAgaaaaaagcagtggttcgctaCCAGGCCCCTCTGGATGGTTATTACTCTTTGCTGAACTAGTCTTCTGAAAAATGTTCTCCATAATTTACTTAACTATTCATCTCAATTAATGAGCGTAGcagggtcgttccaccaattccTTTTGAGAAGTTGGTCCAAAAAAACAGTTAACTTTATTTAATCTAATtgaaacattctgtcataaagagaacatgttcaactacttcataaaaaaacatgttttcccatctcaagaggttaaatgaaAAAATTACTATCGTAAGTGCCAAATTTAGTAGCAGGGTTGACCGTAAAGGGTTGACGATTTCCTCTTAACTCAACCATAAATCCCCCTTTTTCACCCCAAAAAtgaaattgttaaaacatttctagcctatctatctatgggtaacaggttTTAcgtgttttccaccacaaaacaccagcaaatggtcaaaaagagtagaacAAGCTTTTACACTATGGTTTGACTATTCAATGTTCCATTTctttcaaaaaatgttttaagGAAATGTTTCACATAACAGGtctgaccttaaaatgagggaaagATGTCAattaatcacattaaataaaaattaatcttcagaaatgactttgtcaaagcaacaacatAACTAGGGCTGTCCAATTACGGTGAAAACTTGGAGGAATTTTGGGGTTGAGTTAGTTAAAATCTGCAGAGGGTACACGGAGGGACatgctgaattttggcactttagcaagtctttacaTAAATAATTAGATTAAATTCTCCATGTAGTTTTTATTGAAGGGCACtttatttaatataacaggcttttaatattcaatattggtgcacaatttctgcTTAAAATATCAAAAGGTACCCATTTCGTGGAACAATGCCGCAGTGCTGATTGGGATCAGGTCCCCAGTCCATGTTATTCATGATGATCTCGTATATAATAAGAGTCTACCAAGCACACCCAAAACCAATAAGTAAAGTGTGCTGGAGGCAAAATATGAAACTGGAAAAACAGGAAAAAGTCTATGCACACCTCAAGTCAGATGCAAATGTATTTTAATAGTAGGTAAGCTTTCGATCAGTCGACCTTCATCAGAGCATATCTCCACAAAATATTCTGATCTAAAAAGctaaactgatcttagatcagcactcccACTCTGAAATTATTGACTAGTGGCCAAGATCAGTGCTTATCGTGATGTTATGCCTCTCTCACTGTTTCATCTGTAGAATCCAGGAAGCAGCCGCCCATGTTTTTCGACCGCCAGGCATCTTCCACTAGAGAGAGCTACCGCATCAGTGCCTCAGTGCCCAGGAGTGTCCACACCACCAGCCAAAGGAGTGGCAGGTCCCTCCCACAGTACTGTACTTCACAGTACTGGCACTTTACCAATATTCTTAGCCCGTACATTGGTTTCATAGTGTCCAGTTATTTGTTTTGACCCCAAAAATCTTTGTTTTGACCAAAATATGTTGTAGGGTCCATTAATGCTGTGTTTCATGGGTTGGGTCCTTATAAATGGTTATGGCTATATATGACTATGGGCTATTCTTGTAGGGTCTTGTCAATATATATTACTTTTTCATTGTgatgtttaataaaaaaaaattcacTGTTTCAAACAACAGGGTTGGGTCCATAGGCAGGTGAGTCTCTGGCACAATTTAAACAACTTAAGTCTCCCATTTGTTATTGGGGACTGACAACGTTGGGAGAGAGCAGTACAGTAAAGCAGTGAAGTTtgtcctttctctgtctccttaTGGTTTGCTTTGACCCACAGGAGAAAGCATGCTTGGCACACCTACAAAGCCAGCTCCTCTGATGAGGAAGACTCCTCTGATGAGGAAGACACAGAGCAAGAAGCCAAGAACAGGTCAGTGAACATGTCATCATGAGCAACCAATCTGATACACTTCAACAGTTTGACTTGTCCCTATAACGATAACATGTTTAATTTAGTTCACAGTTGAAATCTACCCTAGAAAGTAGTATTAAAGAAAGGAGAAAACAATGTTTTATTACATAttacttaatttttttaaatatatttgtttacTGATCATCTGTTATTTGCCATGGCATATTATCTTGGATACGATTGAATCATATTTAAAGGATAATGAACATGGGTGAGCAGAGCAATGATTTCCCATTCTGGAATATTTTTGAACTGTGTCTATGACATCATGAGTGGTGGTGGTCGATGATGTAATAATAATAGACGAAGGTTCCATCTTGGTTATTCTGGTGATATCTCCTTGGTGAGCTTCATTGGGTGTCAGACCTTTGTAGTGAAAACATGATGTAGCTCAAGAGTTTCTCTGTATGAGACTTGACACCACGAACAGAATATCATTATTTTGGATTTTAAAGCAAAATCTGTCCAATATTTCACACCAGTGGAATCCGGTGTGGTTTTGAGCTTCTGCTCAGAATAAGCTTGCCAAAACCACAATCTCTTTCATTTGGGATCCCTCACAGGTGTCTGCCTCTGAATTTGCGCAAAGAGGGCATTTGGGGAATCCATAAGGACAGAATGAAGATGGGTGCGAGTCTTGCGGATGTCGACCCCATGGCGATTGACCAGTCGGTAAGCTCTAACATCACAATTAAATTATTTGAAGTCGTTTTAATCTGAAAGGTTGGTTTGCTTACATTATATGGTCTAAGTTATCAGACTGCATCTCCTATGTAAAGATccaaccccctctcttccctccaaaGGTGCGCTTTGACACCGTTGGCGGTCTGACAAGCCACATTTCCGCCCTGAAGGAGATGGTAGTCTTCCCTCTGCTCTACCCAGAGGTGTTTGAGAAATTCAGGATCCAGCCCCCAAGGTGAGCAATTGTTTTAGATTTGAATAGCTAACATATTTTGTTGTGGGTAACTTGCAGTTATTTTGACTATTGATTTACATGGTCTTCGGGGTAGCTTACCATAATGACATTGTGAGGAAATAGCCTACAACAGGTTGAGGAACTTACTTGGGTGAGCAACTAGAATGGATCCTGTCAATGGACTTAAGCCCCaccccaaccctaactctaatCACAGCCTCATCCACTCTTCATTTCATTGGCTCTTGAATCATTTGAGTCCTTTGCAAGGATCCATTCTAAGAAAATTCCCCGTCTGTTGCAGGGGCTGCCTGTTCTACGGTCCCCCTGGTACGGGGAAGACCCTGGTGGCCAGAGCGCTGGCCAACGAGTGCAGCCAGGGGGAGAGGAAGGTGGCCTTCTTCATGAGGAAGGGGGCCGACTGCTTGAGCAAGTGGGTGGGAGAGTCGGAACGCCAGCTCAGGCTGCTCTTTGACCAGGTACAGTACAGTCCCTCATACAACACACTAAAGATCATTAATATAGTTATCACTGGTGCATTCAGTCTTAGTGAGACCATTGGGTCTAGTATTTGCCTATCTATCAGCATTTCCTGCTCAAGACACTATTGGTCTCTTGTTGTAACTCTGTAAAGTGAAATGGTGGCTGGCTATACTGTGTTTGACGGTCATGTCTATTATATAGGGACATACTTGCATTGATAAGGATGACTCATTATTTGTACCCACAGGCTTACCAGATGCGGCCAGCCATTATCTTCTTTGACGAGATCGATGGGTTGGCTCCGGTTCGCTCCAGTCGTCAAGACCAGATCCACAGGTAAGACATTTCAGCCACTCTCATTTCTCACTCCACTGATTACAGAGACTTACCATTGATTGTGCCTGCATACTAAACAATGTATACTCCCAACTCGTGGTTCCTTCCTGCAGTTCCATCGTGTCCACCCTGCTGGCCCTAATGGATGGCCTGGATAGCCGAGGAGAAGTGGTGGTGATCGGAGCCACCAACCGACTGGACTCCATCGACCCCGCCCTCAGACGCCCCGGACGCTTCGACAGGGAGTTTCTCTTTGGCCTCCCTGATCGCGAGGTAAGACTCACTTGAGTTAATATGTGTGCGTGCAAAACTCAAATGTCCATCCAAATCTTCCTTTTAACTTGAGAGACCTACATGCAGTTATGTTTCATTCGTGCACTTACCTTTCATTTCTGTGGACAACTTCAGTCCCGGAAAGATATCCTGAAGATACACACCAGACAGTGGAATCCTACACCATCCGATCCTTTCCTGGAAGAATTGGCTGATAAATGTGTCGGTAGGTGATTAATGTATACCAAGTCAACTCTAGCGTTGGGCAAGTCAAGATTGTACAATAATTGTAAGAACAAAAATAACTATGTAGTTTTGTTGTCTCATAATATTCAGACAGATCACCACAATTCATCTATCGATTTAACACAGTTCCACAGTCAATCAGACACATGCCACGTATTAACCGCAACATCTTCCCCCTCTGCACCCCAGGCTACTGCGGCGCCGACATCAAGGCGGTGTGCGCCGAGGCGGCCCTGTGCGCTCTGCGCCGGCGCTACCCCCAGATCTACGGCACGTCCCAAAAGCTCCTGCTGGACGTGGGCTCCATCAACATCAACAGCCGGGACTTTGTGGCCGCCATGAGGAAGATGGTGCCAGCCTCCCAGAGGGCTGTGTCGTCCCCTGCCAAGGCCCTGACCCCTGTGGTTACGCCCCTGCTGGGCCCTGCCCTCACCAACGTGTTGGACGCAGTGCAGAAGCTCTTCCCCCACGCCGAACAGGGCCTCAAGAGGAAGAGGGATGCAGGTTGGCCGGGTTCAGTTTTGTCTGAGAACTAAGTCACTGCCATTGTTATCTGGTCCCAGATtgatttgtgctgtcttgccgaaTCCTATGGTCAATGTCATGCCAATGTTGGCTATACAACACAAACAGATGTGGGACCAAGCTTAGGTCACTATTAGAGAGGATCATTGGTTAAGTTAAATTGATGCAATTACTTGATCAAGTTTTTCCTTTGGTCAGATCTGACAGACAGCATTCTGGAGGATGAAATCATGTACAGTGGGGACGAGGGCCCCTCGTCCAATAATTCCATCACCAAACAGACCACCACCAAAGGGAGCTTCCTCCATTTTGCCAGGTAAGATGTAGCCTACCTGTAATATGTAGATATGTTCTGCCCTGAAAGAAACACCCTATTTTCATTGTTTCCATTCATAATCACATCCCTGAGTCTCCATTCACTTCCTCTCCGCTCGCCTCTGTTCCAGGAGTGCGATCTGCCACCCCACCACCTACCGGCCCAGGCTGCTGCTGGCTGGGCGTCCCGGGGCGGGTCAGAGCTCCCACCTGGCCCCCGCCGTGCTCCATGCCCTGGAGAAGTTCACCGTCTACACCCTGGACATGGCTGTGCTGTTTGGAGTCAGCTGTACCTCACCCGAGGAGGCCTGTGCACAGGTACTGGCTGGAACGAATGTAGCCTTTAGAAGTGAAATGTTAAAATGCACACCGACCTGCTCCACTCATTTGTGGTGCAGAGAATTATAGCCCCAGAGTTGACTTCATTGTAGGAAGGCTAACTCCATCAAGCAAATAATTACTAAGTCAAATGCAGCGAGATGTCGGTGCGGTGCTGATAGTTTGAATCCCGACCTAAGTGCTAGGTTGGCGAGTGATACACAGTCATTGACCTCTTAGCCCTGCCTGCCCCAGGTGTTCTGCGAGGCCAAGCGGACCTCCCCCAGCATAATGTACATCCCCCACATCCAGCAGTGGTGGGAGACGGTGGGCTCGGCCCTGAAGGCCACCTTTCTCAGCCTGCTGCAGGacatcccctccttctcccccatcATGCTGCTGGCCACCAGCAACGTGTCTCACCACGACCTGGCCGACGAGGTAGGTCATACCTGGGCCTCCCCCACCATACATTACACTACAAGTACTGTAGAGAAGTGATCCCTGGACCTTACTGGGCTACTCAACCCATGAGTAGATTCGTAACCACGACCTCGACCCTAACCGTAACCACGACCACGACCTGGCCGACGAGGTAGGTCATACCTGGGCCTCCCCCACCATACATTACACTACAAGTACTGTAGAGAAGTGATCCCTGGACCTTACTGGGCTACTCAACCCATGAGTAGATTCGTAACCACGACCTCGACCCTAACCGTAACCACGACCACGACCTGGCCGATGAGGTAGGTCATACCTGGGCCTCCCCCACCATACATTACACTACAAGTACTGTAGAGAAGTGATCCCTGGACCTTACTGGGCTACTCAACCCATGAGTAGATTCGTAACCACGACCTCGACCCTAACGGTAACCACGACCACGACCTGGCCGACGAGGTAGGTCATACCTGGGCCTCCCCCACCATACATTACACTACAAGTACTGTAGAGAAGTGATCCCTGGACCTTACTGGGCTACTCAACCCATGAGTAGATTCGTAACCACGACCTCGACACTAACCGTAACCACGACCTGGCCGACGAGGTAGGTCATACCTGGGCCTCCCCCACCATACATTACACTACAAGTACTGTAGAGAAGTGATCCCTGGACCTTACTGGGCTACTCAACCCATGAGTAGATTCGTAACCACGACCTCGACCCTAACCGTAACCACGACCACGACCTGGCCGACGAGGTAGGTCATACCTGGGCCTCCCCACCATACATTACA encodes:
- the LOC106569932 gene encoding ATPase family AAA domain-containing protein 2 isoform X3 — translated: MKGNGNTIPVVSMKLFEFQRISSKAQRKTTTDCPTVKAVSKQTEEYSGDDSEEDDDDEDKGDEENDEDDNNSKRYEPRQKKAVVRYQAPLDESRKQPPMFFDRQASSTRESYRISASVPRSVHTTSQRSGRVGSIGRRKHAWHTYKASSSDEEDSSDEEDTEQEAKNRCLPLNLRKEGIWGIHKDRMKMGASLADVDPMAIDQSVRFDTVGGLTSHISALKEMVVFPLLYPEVFEKFRIQPPRGCLFYGPPGTGKTLVARALANECSQGERKVAFFMRKGADCLSKWVGESERQLRLLFDQAYQMRPAIIFFDEIDGLAPVRSSRQDQIHSSIVSTLLALMDGLDSRGEVVVIGATNRLDSIDPALRRPGRFDREFLFGLPDRESRKDILKIHTRQWNPTPSDPFLEELADKCVGYCGADIKAVCAEAALCALRRRYPQIYGTSQKLLLDVGSININSRDFVAAMRKMVPASQRAVSSPAKALTPVVTPLLGPALTNVLDAVQKLFPHAEQGLKRKRDADLTDSILEDEIMYSGDEGPSSNNSITKQTTTKGSFLHFARSAICHPTTYRPRLLLAGRPGAGQSSHLAPAVLHALEKFTVYTLDMAVLFGVSCTSPEEACAQVFCEAKRTSPSIMYIPHIQQWWETVGSALKATFLSLLQDIPSFSPIMLLATSNVSHHDLADEIQTLFRMEYGEVHSIQIPNQQERRKFFENLILSQTAKAPASKKKALMHAMEVLPLAPPPPPRQMSERERLRLEEQEEDTLRELRLFLRNVTDRLSQDKRFKAFTKPVDIEEVPDYIKVIRHPMDLSTVLSKVDLHKYMTVREFVNDVDLIWKNALEYNPDSDPSDRQIRHRACALKDTTHAIIRDELDEDFNRICEQIRESRNKRGCTSSKFAPSYYQTLPREEGFAESKRLGGNTGKDASTPFTANTPRPAPCPLARKKKPPKTRCESKWSSGIMKKNKKKPTSSFSSNKEITNSGEEEADVSDGIEEGEEKQAKALETILENSPMECTSEKTTKPAEDVEEACVAEQPTTTPIPNGDWQQQAPDPTDDSHQPGLTQVQSGIQASPVVAVNGDNYQPASPPVERDPSPVNNTPTKEVDQGEKHTSETKEPERLEDDWDIVRRVTRATRTLVQQQQLIDVDKALEILTQKTPQLVVDHDKLKELLRRVVSKTEGYEVHQLEKLYALLCQSIYRHRNNFDKTELLQEMKREIDNFS
- the LOC106569932 gene encoding ATPase family AAA domain-containing protein 2 isoform X4 — encoded protein: MKGNGNTIPVVSMKLFEFQRISSKAQRKTTTDCPTVKAVSKQTEEYSGDDSEEDDDDEDKGDEENDEDDNNSKRYEPRQKKAVVRYQAPLDESRKQPPMFFDRQASSTRESYRISASVPRSVHTTSQRSGRRKHAWHTYKASSSDEEDSSDEEDTEQEAKNRCLPLNLRKEGIWGIHKDRMKMGASLADVDPMAIDQSVRFDTVGGLTSHISALKEMVVFPLLYPEVFEKFRIQPPRGCLFYGPPGTGKTLVARALANECSQGERKVAFFMRKGADCLSKWVGESERQLRLLFDQAYQMRPAIIFFDEIDGLAPVRSSRQDQIHSSIVSTLLALMDGLDSRGEVVVIGATNRLDSIDPALRRPGRFDREFLFGLPDRESRKDILKIHTRQWNPTPSDPFLEELADKCVGYCGADIKAVCAEAALCALRRRYPQIYGTSQKLLLDVGSININSRDFVAAMRKMVPASQRAVSSPAKALTPVVTPLLGPALTNVLDAVQKLFPHAEQGLKRKRDADLTDSILEDEIMYSGDEGPSSNNSITKQTTTKGSFLHFARSAICHPTTYRPRLLLAGRPGAGQSSHLAPAVLHALEKFTVYTLDMAVLFGVSCTSPEEACAQVFCEAKRTSPSIMYIPHIQQWWETVGSALKATFLSLLQDIPSFSPIMLLATSNVSHHDLADEIQTLFRMEYGEVHSIQIPNQQERRKFFENLILSQTAKAPASKKKALMHAMEVLPLAPPPPPRQMSERERLRLEEQEEDTLRELRLFLRNVTDRLSQDKRFKAFTKPVDIEEVPDYIKVIRHPMDLSTVLSKVDLHKYMTVREFVNDVDLIWKNALEYNPDSDPSDRQIRHRACALKDTTHAIIRDELDEDFNRICEQIRESRNKRGCTSSKFAPSYYQTLPREEGFAESKRLGGNTGKDASTPFTANTPRPAPCPLARKKKPPKTRCESKWSSGIMKKNKKKPTSSFSSNKEITNSGEEEADVSDGIEEGEEKQAKALETILENSPMECTSEKTTKPAEDVEEACVAEQPTTTPIPNGDWQQQAPDPTDDSHQPGLTQVQSGIQASPVVAVNGDNYQPASPPVERDPSPVNNTPTKEVDQGEKHTSETKEPERLEDDWDIVRRVTRATRTLVQQQQLIDVDKALEILTQKTPQLVVDHDKLKELLRRVVSKTEGYEVHQLEKLYALLCQSIYRHRNNFDKTELLQEMKREIDNFS